In the genome of Streptosporangiales bacterium, one region contains:
- a CDS encoding TRAP transporter large permease, with translation MSVLLIAAIVGVILLALLALGVPVSFALGLTGVVSVALFLTGDEFGYLGNL, from the coding sequence CGTCCTGCTGATCGCCGCCATCGTCGGCGTCATCCTGCTCGCGCTGCTCGCGCTCGGTGTGCCGGTGTCGTTCGCCCTCGGCCTGACCGGCGTCGTCTCGGTCGCGCTGTTCCTCACCGGCGACGAGTTCGGCTACCTCGGGAACCTG